The following is a genomic window from Lagenorhynchus albirostris chromosome 2, mLagAlb1.1, whole genome shotgun sequence.
GGGTCCGAAAACACCCTGGGGACAAGAGCAGGACTGCACTGCCCTGGGGATGCCCTATGGGGAGGGAGAACAAGAAGGAGCTCCACGGGGCTGCAGCTGACCCCTCTGTCCTTGTCCAGACTTCTCCCCAGCAGACCTCACCCTCAGCAGCTTTGCCTTGGCTCTGTACACCCCACCTTTCCCAGGAGCATCAACTCCTAGGCCCAGCCAAACAACCATGAGAGACACGTGACAGAACTACATCCTTCTGCGATGGGACCGCTCTAAGGAGTAGCGGGAACTGACAGGGAGCGGGGCTCCAGGGAGCAAGGCTTAACGACCATGCGGTCATTAAGAAGGCATTAGTATGAGGCCTGGGTTGGTTACAATCCCAGGTGAGCCACCTAGTAGCCATGTGACCTTAAATGAGCAAGTCACTTGATCTAACTGAacctcaatttcatcatctgcaaaatggaaacaataattaCCTTGCAGAACTGTGAAGATTTAGAAATTAGGCTCAATAGTAAATGCTGTTATAATCACTATTTTCCAATACTCAGACGTGTGTAGGACTGGCTCCAGGCCTCTCTTCCAGGCTCTGACAAAAGCAATCCTGTAATTTGCCTGCACTACTGTACTGTGATAGTGAATGGGAAAGAAGTTATGTTACCCAAACAGTAATGGGTTAATGTCTCCCTGTTGACTAGAGACTCTGGGGAAATGCCTTGATTCCAAGGAGCGAGTATTGGATGGTAGGCGGCAAGGCCTGTAGGTAAAGGTGCACGTGGGTCTCTTCTTTCATCTGGGATCTCATAGCAGAAGGAACCCAGAACTTTCAGAGCAGAAAGAGACCAGGCATGACTTCCTGTTTCAACAGAAGTTGGGGTCCAGGGGCTCTGCCTATGGCTGTACTGATGTCCCTTGTACCTTTCCTATCACAGGGGAGAGAGTTCAGGGGTCAAGTTCCTCCAGtgcagagggaagaaagagggcCTGAACATAGGCTACGTGTGCACAgcttttcccttctccctgcctACCCCCAACCTCCCTTCCCTGTTCTGGACCCTGCCGGGCATCCAGTTAAAACTCCCTTAGGTGAGGCGGGGAGAACCTCCTGCTTCCTGACACATAATAGCCACTTGATAAATGTTGGTGGGTGGAACTGAATTGCATGAAGGCCATAAGGTTGATGGGAGGGAAAGGGCTTCATTTGAATTCAGGCTAAGGGCAGGGAGTGGTCACCACACCAGGATCAAGTGCCGGGAGTTGACGAGGGCCCCACCCTTCCAGGTTTGCCTGCTGTTGAAACCTGACAGCCACCCCACGTCAGAGAACACGGGAGCCACATCTTCACTGTCAGTATTCCTAGTAactaggaggaagagagagaggaaggaagtggggagggaggaaagaaggggagaggaaagggagaagaaagggaagaggaaagggagaagaaagggaagaggaaaagggaatgaaggagaaaataaaggaagctAGCAAAAAAGGAAGTCAGAGGGTGAATAAATGGACTAGTCAGGACTCAATAGCCTGGACCAACACAGAAAACCTAGCCTATGAACTTGGTCAAAAAAGGGCAAATGAGATCGGCCAGCAAGTTATGTCCCAAGATCAAAGCAGGTCCTGGGTCTCACTGGCAGCAGACTCCAAAAGAATCACAGCAGTTGTCACTAAAGCTCTGGGTCTGGAAGGATTACCAAGCTCCCCAGACTGAGAGGAGAACAGCAGACCTAGCTTGGTAATGAGCAAAATGAAGAGCTGGCCTTGGAATCAGACGCACCCGAttggaatcccagctcagccattAGGTCAGGTCATTTAACTCCTCAGAATTTCCTTATCTTGACAATGGGGATACTACTACTTTGCAGACTAGTCATGGAGATCAGAAGTGATGGTGTATAATAActggcattcagtaggtgttagATGGCaacttttttaagttttatttatttatttattttggcaacatggcatgcgggatcttagttcttcaaccagggatcgaacctgtgccccctgcagtggaagcatggagtcttaaccactggacctccagggaagcccctggcaacTTCTATTAGGGAGCAATTCATACATGCAAGTTGGGTTACTATTATGTTTAAACTATTTTGTATGGAGATTTTCAAGGAGCAggaaaatgtatatgaaataaaagtgctttgtaaactgaaaaGGATCCTACAAAATGTCAGGGAACTGTTTAGGAAGTCGTCTTTTATGGTCAGAAAAAATACAGGCTTTGGGTTTGGGTAGAAGTAGGTTAGGTTCCTGACCTTGCCACTGACTTGCCATGTAAGCCTGTTTCTGCATCTGTCAAATGTGGGTAATtcttacttcacagggttgttgtgagaatagGATGATGACTGGCATATCCCTTCCTGGGTAGGCGGCAAGATCCCATGTGATAGGTCAGGTCATCAGCAGTGCCAGTCACATTCTGCCAACTGGTTACAAATGAGGAGGGCCCCTCACTCTGGAAAAGCAGGGCTCCAGATTGGCAAGAGAGATAGAGAggggtcttttgtatttgttGGAGGAAATCTGGATGAACACTAAACCTCCATGCAGAAAACACTGAAAACTGCCACGTGGAGCCAGGCCTTCAGAAGGGCAGAAAGCCAGGCACGATCCCTAACGAGCAGTTCACTTAGGAACTGCACTACTGCTACTAAGGGCAGACCTTAGGTTCATCTTGTCCCACCCTTCACCCACTATTCCCTGTCACTGTCATTTTTCCTAGGCACTGAATAAGTGTCAATCAATAATCAATCTAAAGCTGAAAAGGTTCTCATGCTTGGCACTGACATCCCACAGGGCAAAGGGTCCAGGGCTGTATCAAGAGGCCACACTAACTCCCACTTACAGGGAATCACTTGGTCCCAGGCCAGCCCCCTAAGTGGCTCCTCCTTCAGAAGCCAGCAAGGTGAATGTAGTGAAAGAGCATCAGCTCAGAATCAAGGGAGGCCCAGGTCTGAACTCTGGCTCCGCCACATACCTGCTGTGCGACTTCACAGCGAATGACTTCACCTTTCCTCACTTGCCTCATCTTACTCCCTTGTGGTTGCTTCGACAACTAAATGAGATAAAGAATGTGAAAGTGACCTGCAGAATCCAGGGCACAGAGTGCATGCTCAGTTAATAttacttccttccctttccccttcctcttcacaGACCTCAGAGTCAGCTGCTTCCTTTTGCTTTTCAGAGCAGCCACCCACTCTTTCTTGGAATTCAACTCccttccagagtggctgtggtGCAACCACCTCCCCACTTCTTCGATGCCCCCAAATAAGTACACGGGTCCTTTTCATTAAAGGGTTTTTACTGCTAACCCTGGGGAAACAGATGCACGTTGGGGCGGGGGTGACAAGTCACAAACAGGAGGGAGTGTGAGGGTCCCTGGATCATGGCTCCTTGAGGGCTTCCCTTTCATTCCGAAAGTAGGACCTCAGACCTCTTCTCTGGGCCAAGGGAGCCCCATTCTCCCCTGCTCCTCCCAGCCCAGCTGAGGCACAGCAGGTGGGAACTAGTGGACCACGGCAGTGTGCCCTAAGCGGTCCACATACTATACAGAGGACCTCCAGACAGTGATGCCCACCTCACAGGTACTTCCTCAAAGGCCAGGGGACAGTTGCCCAAATGATATGAGCATGTCCTAAGCCtaccttatttctctttcaccCCAAGGAGGTGAAGCCAAGACGGGGTCCTCTGACTTTCTACCACAAGAAATCGGCCTGGAAAAAAAGTGAAGATTTTTACTCAGAGTCCCTTCTCAGGACTTCCTGGAGATCCTGGCTTCAGAGGTAACAGAAAACCATTCTCCAAAGTGGGAGGAAGGGCTTGAGGTCAAGGGGGCAGCAGGAGATCCTAAAGATCTTTCTGCACTAGGTTGGGGTCCCACGctctgctctctctcttcctcgCCCTCTTCAGCTGGAATCTTTCCCAGCCTGCTCTCCCTGGTGAGTTTTCTGGTGGCGGATGAGATTGGAGCTGCGGGAGAAGTGCTTCCCGCACAGCGTGCACCGGTAGGGCTTCTCGCCCCTGTGGGTCCTCTGGTGCGCCCCGAAGTTGGAGATGTCGCTGAAGGTCCGCCCGCACTCGGCACACTCATAGGGCCGCTCACCCGTGTGGGTGCGGTGGTGCACGCCGAAGCTGGAGCTGTTGCTGAAGCTCTTCCCGCACTCGCAGCAGATGTAGGGCGCCGGCTCCAGGTGGGTCCGGTAGTGCACAGCCAGCGCCGAGCTCTGGCTGAAGCTCTTGCCGCAGATGTCGCAGTGGAAGGGCCACCTGCCCAGGTGGTCCTGCTGGTGTGTGGTGAGGTCCGAGTGCCGCCGGAAGCTCTCCTCGCAGTTGGGGCACTTATAGTGCTTCTCCTCCAGGTGGATGCGCTCGTGCCGGATGCGGTTGGAGCTTCTCGAGAAGCTCTTGCCACACTCAGAACACTTGTAGGGTTTCTCGCCTGTGTGGATCCGCTGGTGTGTTCTCAGGTTGGAGGTATTATTGAAGGTTTTGCCACACTGGGCACATATAAAGGGCTTCTCATCAGCCTCGTGCCTCGGATGAGCAGAGAGGTCCTCTGGCTCTCCAGCGGGGACAGTGACGtcctgcggtggcttctctggagAGAGCCCTTGTGGCCCCTCTGGCAGGCTTGCTTGCCCATGCTCTTTCTCCCCATCTGGGATCCAAGAACCCTCTGAGTCATCCACTCTCCATGGCTTATTACCCCGTTCCCCTTCCTCAGGCAGGTGCCGTTCTGGGCTCTGCTCCTTCTCACTGCCCATCTCTGAACCCTGAGAATgaacacaaatggccaacaccTTTATTCCTTGGGTCAGGCCAGACCCCAGGGAATCTTTCGTCCTGGTTGAAGGGGTGGGTATACACCATCCCTTTGGAACCATCCGTCAGAAATAACCTCAATTAACTGGAATACTCGGATAGAATGCCTTTACTTACTTTCAAGTGACAAACTTTCACAGATATTTAAAGCTACCCACCAGAGCAAAAAGAAGGCCCCAGCTTTGTCCAGCCCCAAAAGATATTTGTATGATTTGCACAATGTCACTTTTCTTAATACCACAGTCTAGACTCGAATTCACCTACAAGTAAAGGAGCTTCCATTTGGGGATGCGTTCGATTTTTCTGCCTAACTGTTAAGTTAACTGAAATTCCCATTATGTTTAATCGTTTCTGAAAAGGCTTCCTTAAAAGTATCCCCCTATTTGCCTGTTTTCAAAATGAAGAGAACAGAATCTCTAATTCTTGAGGCTTTCCTACTCGTTTACAAGGCCCAGCTTTGAATCCTCTTACGTGTacactcctccccttccccagacctCACCATAGTCTAGCAAATAAAGGCTTAACATCTGGGTCCTCCAAGACCCACTGAGGGCCTAGGCTGTGTCTGTTCTGATTGGTCAGTACCCACTTCCACTCAAACGCCACACACAGCAGTGCATACACAGACAGTCTCACACATAGACTCACACCACACACAGCCATACTCACATACCAACACACTCAGCCACTCtcacaacacacatacacatcacgcagtcacacatacacagtcacacgcatacataccacacacacccctcccacacacagaGCCACATTCATGGCTATCCAattacacaccatacacacatcCAGCTATGCTCACACACCACACAGTCTCCCAAACACAcattccctgccccccccacacaGAGTGCCCAACACAGGGCCTACTTATGCAAACATCAGCAAACGCTTGCTAAGCTGCATAGACTCCTTTGAGTTCTGACAGCCAAGGACAGGGAATGAGGGGAAGAAAGTACTGATAAGAGGAGAGTGGTATTTCCTCTGAACCTTGAAGAAGTAACAGCATTTCAAAAGGCAGCGTGGGCTGGTGGAGATACTGTACAGAGTGACATGAACGAAGGGATGAGGGAGGGAAGCACAATGATGGGGCATTGATGATGGAAAATGAAAGCTTCATAATTGCTCCAGGTGGGGTCTGGTAATGGAAGGGACACCGACTAAATTTAGGGTTGGATCCCTATAGTGACACATACTGTCTTTACAACTCTGCAAATTACtcaaccactctgagcctcaacttccaCATCACTAAAATTGTGATACCAACAGACACAGCAGGACTTTGTTAGAGAAAATGCCTATAATATGCTCAGTGTAAAGTGTGGCAGTACTAGTCATTCAGTACATGACAGCTGCTACTACAATTGTTGAAGACGCTACATGCTAGCCCTGTGAAGAAGGCAAGTATGAAAAAGATCCCTTACATGATCTTGTtgggaaacagaaaaaattcaattaaaaaatggtacagtACATATAATCTAAAATGTGAAATACGGACAGTACCTTAAATCTTTAAGGAGTgggaggtcagcaaactttctgtaaaggaccagagagtATATGTTTAGTAAATTTGGGGGGCCATAGGATCTCTGTTGCAGCTCTGCAACTCTGCCATTGTAtcataaaagcagccatagaaaatcTGTAAATGATTGGGTGTGTCTGttttcataaaactttatttaaaagcaGGGCAGggataaagatgtagacatagagaatggatttgaggacacggggtgggagggggaagctggggcgaagtgagagtagcattgacatatatacactaccaaatgtaaaacagctagtgggaagcagcatcatagcacagggagatcagctcggtgctttgcaatgacctagaggggtgggatagggaggatgggagggaggctcaagagggaggggatatgaggacatatgtacgcatatggctgattcactttggtgtacagcagaaactaacacagcattgtgaagcaattatactccaataaagatctattaaaaaaaacaaaaggaggtGAAGTATA
Proteins encoded in this region:
- the ZNF691 gene encoding zinc finger protein 691 isoform X1, with product MVPKGWCIPTPSTRTKDSLGSGLTQGIKVLAICVHSQGSEMGSEKEQSPERHLPEEGERGNKPWRVDDSEGSWIPDGEKEHGQASLPEGPQGLSPEKPPQDVTVPAGEPEDLSAHPRHEADEKPFICAQCGKTFNNTSNLRTHQRIHTGEKPYKCSECGKSFSRSSNRIRHERIHLEEKHYKCPNCEESFRRHSDLTTHQQDHLGRWPFHCDICGKSFSQSSALAVHYRTHLEPAPYICCECGKSFSNSSSFGVHHRTHTGERPYECAECGRTFSDISNFGAHQRTHRGEKPYRCTLCGKHFSRSSNLIRHQKTHQGEQAGKDSS
- the ZNF691 gene encoding zinc finger protein 691 isoform X2, which codes for MGSEKEQSPERHLPEEGERGNKPWRVDDSEGSWIPDGEKEHGQASLPEGPQGLSPEKPPQDVTVPAGEPEDLSAHPRHEADEKPFICAQCGKTFNNTSNLRTHQRIHTGEKPYKCSECGKSFSRSSNRIRHERIHLEEKHYKCPNCEESFRRHSDLTTHQQDHLGRWPFHCDICGKSFSQSSALAVHYRTHLEPAPYICCECGKSFSNSSSFGVHHRTHTGERPYECAECGRTFSDISNFGAHQRTHRGEKPYRCTLCGKHFSRSSNLIRHQKTHQGEQAGKDSS